From one Formosa sediminum genomic stretch:
- the rnr gene encoding ribonuclease R codes for MTRKRKKKASKGIANLSQTILNILRKERNKTFNYKQIAAILNVNDASSRNQIIKKLQLLLSKKEIEEVERGKFKAVVTTEYHTGILDLTSKGSGYVICDDFDDDIYIASNNVNKALNGDEVELYVYKRRKHGKLEGEITNIIKRAKSEYVGVIQLSKNYAFVVVDGNKMYKDIFVPINKVNGAEDGDKVLVSLEDWPDKADSPNGKILKVLGKPGEHNTEIHAILADYGLPYEFPTEVEEFANNIDTSINDEEIKKRRDMRKVLTFTIDPKDAKDFDDALSFQVLDNGNYEIGIHIADVSHYVQEGTILDEEAYERATSVYLVDRVVPMLPEILSNNACSLRPHEEKFTFSAVFELNNKAQVVNEWFGRTVTYSDARFAYEEAQAIIESKTNTIPAEVSLTGDTYLADQAIADAVLKLDELAKIMRSKRMRAGAISFDKVEVKFNLDEDNNPIGVFFKTSADANKLIEEFMLLANRKVSEFVGKQKPEKTFVYRVHDEPDESKLHALQNVVSKFGYKLNFKDRKSTTASLNGLLSDVVGKKEQNLVDTLAIRTMSKAEYTTHNIGHYGLAFDYYSHFTSPIRRYPDVMAHRLLQQYLDGGKSANEAIYEEKCKHSSNMEYLATKAERDSIKYMQIRFMQDHEDEEFLGVISGVTDWGIYVEIIDNKCEGMVRIRDIKDDYYEFDESQFAIIGRESKNMYQLGDEVIVKVKDTDLVKKHLDFNLIGKPN; via the coding sequence ATGACAAGAAAGCGAAAAAAGAAAGCTTCTAAAGGAATTGCTAATCTCTCCCAAACGATTTTAAATATTCTAAGAAAGGAACGTAATAAAACCTTTAATTATAAACAAATAGCTGCTATTTTAAATGTAAATGATGCCAGCAGCAGAAATCAAATTATAAAAAAACTTCAACTCTTACTTTCTAAAAAAGAAATTGAAGAAGTAGAACGCGGTAAATTTAAAGCCGTGGTTACTACCGAGTACCATACTGGAATTTTAGATTTAACGTCTAAAGGTTCTGGATATGTTATTTGCGATGATTTTGATGATGATATTTATATCGCTTCAAATAATGTAAATAAAGCTTTAAATGGCGATGAAGTAGAACTTTATGTGTACAAACGCAGAAAGCATGGCAAGTTAGAAGGTGAAATTACAAATATTATTAAACGTGCTAAAAGTGAGTATGTTGGCGTTATTCAGCTGAGTAAAAATTACGCCTTTGTAGTGGTAGATGGTAACAAAATGTATAAAGACATTTTTGTGCCAATTAACAAAGTTAACGGTGCAGAAGATGGCGATAAAGTTTTAGTAAGTTTAGAAGATTGGCCAGATAAGGCCGATTCTCCTAACGGAAAAATTCTAAAAGTTTTAGGAAAACCAGGGGAACATAATACAGAAATTCATGCCATTTTAGCCGATTATGGTTTGCCATACGAGTTTCCTACTGAAGTTGAAGAATTTGCAAATAATATAGATACTTCCATAAACGACGAGGAAATTAAAAAACGTCGCGATATGCGTAAAGTGCTAACGTTTACTATAGATCCAAAAGATGCTAAAGATTTTGATGATGCTTTGTCTTTTCAAGTTTTAGACAATGGAAATTACGAAATCGGTATTCATATTGCTGATGTTTCTCATTACGTGCAAGAAGGTACTATTTTAGACGAAGAAGCTTACGAACGTGCAACTTCTGTGTATTTGGTAGATCGTGTGGTGCCTATGTTACCAGAAATTTTATCTAACAATGCCTGTTCTTTGCGTCCGCATGAAGAAAAATTTACATTTTCAGCGGTGTTCGAATTGAATAACAAAGCTCAAGTGGTTAACGAATGGTTTGGTAGAACAGTAACGTATAGTGATGCACGTTTTGCCTACGAAGAAGCTCAAGCCATTATAGAAAGTAAAACCAATACCATTCCTGCAGAAGTATCTTTAACAGGAGACACTTATTTAGCAGACCAAGCTATAGCAGATGCGGTTTTAAAATTAGACGAATTAGCTAAAATTATGCGTAGTAAACGTATGCGCGCTGGTGCGATTTCGTTTGATAAAGTTGAGGTTAAATTTAATTTAGATGAAGATAACAATCCTATAGGCGTATTTTTTAAAACGTCTGCAGATGCCAATAAATTAATTGAAGAATTCATGTTGTTGGCTAATAGGAAAGTATCAGAATTTGTTGGTAAACAAAAGCCAGAAAAAACCTTTGTATACCGTGTTCACGACGAACCAGACGAAAGTAAATTACATGCATTGCAGAATGTAGTATCTAAATTTGGTTATAAATTGAATTTTAAAGATCGGAAATCTACAACAGCGTCTTTAAACGGATTATTAAGCGATGTGGTTGGAAAAAAAGAACAAAATTTAGTCGATACTTTAGCCATTCGTACCATGAGTAAAGCCGAATATACTACGCACAATATTGGGCATTACGGTTTAGCTTTCGATTATTACAGTCATTTTACCTCTCCAATTCGTCGTTATCCAGATGTTATGGCACACCGTTTGTTACAACAATATTTAGATGGTGGTAAATCGGCTAACGAAGCTATTTACGAAGAGAAATGTAAGCATTCCAGTAATATGGAATACCTAGCAACTAAAGCCGAACGTGATTCCATTAAGTATATGCAGATTCGATTTATGCAAGATCATGAAGATGAAGAATTTTTAGGTGTCATTTCTGGAGTTACCGATTGGGGAATTTATGTAGAAATTATAGATAATAAATGCGAGGGTATGGTAAGAATTCGTGATATTAAAGATGATTATTACGAATTTGACGAAAGTCAGTTTGCCATTATTGGTCGCGAATCTAAAAATATGTATCAGTTAGGAGACGAGGTTATTGTAAAAGTTAAAGATACAGATTTAGTAAAAAAACATCTTGATTTTAACTTGATAGGGAAACCAAATTAA
- a CDS encoding glutamine--tRNA ligase/YqeY domain fusion protein, with protein MSEETKSLNFIEHIIENDLKTEITQDKLRFRFPPEPNGYLHIGHTKAIGISFGLGERYNAPVNLRFDDTNPAKEEQEYVDAIKEDVSWLGYKWDKEVYSSDYFQQLFDWAVQLIKDGKAYVDSQSSEAMAEQKGTPTQPGVDGPYRNRSVEENLDLFYRMKAGEFDEGEHILRAKIDMQHVNMLMRDPIIYRILKKSHHRTGDTWCIYPMYDWTHGESDYIEQISHSLCSLEFKPHRELYDWFLDQLVVEDKLRPKQREFARLNLSYTIMSKRKLLQLVEDGIVNGWDDPRMPTISGLRRRGYTPAAIRKFVETVGVAKRENVIDVSLLEFCIREDLNKTAPRVMAVLDPVKLVITNYPEDKEEWLEAENNQEDESAGFRQVPFSRELYIERDDFKENANSKYFRLTLGKEVRLKNAYIIKGEGVVKDENGNITEIHVSYDPETLSGSGTEASLRKVKGTLHWVSIKHAVKAVVREYDRLFMDEAPDSHADKSFMDFINPESLKLITAYVEPSLKDAKVGERFQFQRLGYFNVDNDSTSDQLIFNKTVGLRDSWAKEKPKAQANQNQPKSNQPQRKAIDVIQQFGKKYTNLPEAKREKIKADILALAENVSYDELEPLFATAAKKVGTRIAAMLTLKVLLKNGLERNDAINEFIEKGLADGNALLVAEAEAL; from the coding sequence ATGTCTGAAGAAACAAAATCACTCAATTTTATTGAACATATTATAGAAAACGATTTAAAAACCGAAATCACTCAAGATAAATTACGGTTTCGTTTTCCCCCAGAACCTAACGGCTATTTACATATTGGGCATACTAAAGCTATAGGAATTAGCTTTGGTTTAGGTGAACGTTATAACGCACCCGTAAATCTTCGTTTCGACGATACAAATCCGGCTAAAGAAGAGCAGGAGTATGTAGATGCAATTAAAGAAGATGTCTCTTGGTTAGGTTACAAATGGGATAAAGAAGTGTATTCTTCAGATTATTTTCAGCAATTGTTCGATTGGGCAGTACAACTTATAAAAGATGGAAAAGCCTATGTCGATTCGCAATCGTCTGAAGCTATGGCTGAACAAAAAGGAACACCTACACAACCTGGTGTAGATGGTCCGTACAGAAATCGATCTGTAGAAGAAAACCTAGATTTATTTTACCGTATGAAAGCGGGAGAATTCGACGAAGGTGAACATATTTTACGTGCTAAAATAGATATGCAGCATGTTAATATGTTAATGCGCGATCCTATTATTTACCGTATTTTAAAAAAATCGCATCACCGTACTGGCGACACTTGGTGTATTTACCCAATGTACGATTGGACTCATGGTGAAAGCGATTATATAGAACAAATTTCGCATAGTTTATGTTCATTAGAATTTAAACCACACAGAGAGCTTTACGATTGGTTTTTAGACCAACTAGTAGTAGAAGATAAATTGCGACCAAAACAACGCGAATTTGCACGTTTAAACTTAAGTTATACCATTATGAGTAAACGTAAGTTGTTGCAATTGGTAGAAGATGGTATCGTTAATGGTTGGGACGATCCGCGTATGCCTACCATTTCAGGATTACGTCGTCGTGGTTATACTCCGGCAGCCATCAGAAAATTTGTTGAAACTGTAGGTGTTGCTAAGCGCGAAAATGTAATTGATGTTTCACTTTTAGAATTTTGTATTCGTGAAGATTTAAATAAAACGGCGCCACGAGTTATGGCAGTTTTAGACCCGGTTAAATTAGTAATTACTAATTATCCAGAAGATAAAGAAGAATGGTTAGAAGCAGAAAATAACCAAGAAGATGAAAGTGCTGGATTTAGACAAGTGCCATTCTCTCGCGAATTGTATATCGAGCGCGACGATTTTAAAGAAAACGCCAATAGTAAATATTTCCGTTTAACTTTAGGAAAAGAAGTGCGTTTAAAAAATGCGTATATCATAAAAGGAGAAGGAGTTGTAAAAGATGAAAATGGTAACATTACCGAAATTCATGTAAGTTACGATCCAGAAACTTTAAGTGGTAGTGGTACCGAAGCCAGTTTACGTAAAGTAAAAGGGACCTTGCATTGGGTGTCTATTAAACATGCAGTTAAAGCGGTTGTTAGAGAATATGACAGATTATTTATGGACGAAGCTCCAGATAGTCATGCCGATAAAAGTTTTATGGATTTTATAAATCCAGAATCTTTAAAATTAATTACGGCTTACGTAGAACCGAGCTTGAAAGATGCTAAAGTTGGTGAGCGTTTTCAATTTCAACGTTTAGGCTATTTTAATGTCGATAACGATTCGACTTCAGACCAATTAATATTTAATAAAACAGTTGGATTACGTGATTCTTGGGCTAAAGAAAAACCAAAAGCTCAAGCAAATCAAAATCAGCCTAAATCAAATCAGCCACAGCGTAAAGCTATAGATGTGATTCAGCAATTTGGTAAAAAATATACCAATTTACCTGAAGCTAAACGCGAAAAAATTAAAGCCGATATCTTAGCTTTGGCAGAAAATGTATCTTACGATGAATTAGAGCCGTTATTTGCAACTGCAGCTAAAAAAGTAGGTACACGTATAGCAGCCATGTTAACGTTAAAAGTATTGCTTAAAAATGGCTTAGAACGTAACGATGCTATTAACGAATTTATTGAAAAAGGATTAGCTGATGGTAATGCGCTTTTAGTAGCAGAAGCAGAAGCTCTATAA
- a CDS encoding head GIN domain-containing protein, with the protein MKHLVVLVIACFTLSMHAQTNVEKTVGEFKELKVYDLIHVNLIKSDVNKITISGNNADKVETVNKNGTLKVRMSLDNIFNGENTKVNVYYTAIDIIDVNEGAVVNADNAIEQFEIELKAQEGGKINVPLSVSFVVVKSITGGEITTTGTAKNEQINILTGGIYNGQLLDSETSKVSIHAAGEAHVKASKTVDATIRAGGDVYIYGKPETVNENKVLGGRILRVD; encoded by the coding sequence ATGAAACATTTAGTAGTACTAGTAATAGCATGTTTTACATTAAGTATGCATGCTCAAACCAATGTAGAAAAAACAGTAGGAGAGTTTAAAGAGCTTAAAGTTTACGATTTAATACATGTAAATTTAATTAAGTCTGATGTAAATAAAATTACAATATCAGGTAATAATGCAGATAAGGTTGAAACTGTTAATAAAAACGGAACTTTAAAAGTTAGAATGAGTTTAGACAATATTTTTAACGGAGAAAACACTAAAGTTAATGTGTATTACACCGCTATAGATATTATTGACGTTAACGAAGGTGCTGTAGTTAATGCAGATAACGCTATTGAACAATTTGAAATTGAATTAAAAGCACAAGAAGGCGGAAAAATTAATGTGCCTTTAAGCGTATCTTTTGTAGTTGTAAAATCTATAACTGGTGGTGAAATTACCACTACAGGAACAGCCAAAAACGAACAAATTAACATCTTAACAGGTGGGATATATAATGGTCAATTATTAGATTCTGAGACTTCTAAAGTGTCTATTCATGCAGCTGGAGAAGCACATGTAAAAGCTTCTAAAACTGTAGATGCTACAATACGCGCTGGAGGTGATGTTTATATTTACGGTAAACCAGAAACTGTGAATGAAAATAAAGTATTAGGCGGAAGAATTTTAAGAGTAGACTAA
- a CDS encoding lipoate--protein ligase, whose protein sequence is MVFIDNEGVTDPHYNLALEEYALRNFSADTDYLLFYINEPSIIIGRNQNTLEEINQKYIQEQGIHVVRRVSGGGAVYHDLGNLNFSFITNHDNKSLHNFKKFTAPVIKVLKRFGVEAELIGRNDILIDGKKVSGTAQFTTGKRMFSHGTLLLNTDLNEVAKALQVKMSKIQSKGHKSVRSRVANISDFLDEHLTIEAFRTLILEGLYADDTNFKTYKFTDADREGIAKLKAERYDDWHWNYGRSPKFNIQRTKRFPIGEIDLRIFVEKGHITEFTIFGDFFGKTSVDELAAKLIGLPYEERAIKDTLQAINLTEYFGAIDSDDFINMVYGDDELETINSN, encoded by the coding sequence ATGGTATTTATAGATAATGAAGGTGTTACCGATCCGCATTATAATTTAGCATTAGAAGAATATGCATTGCGTAATTTTAGTGCAGATACAGATTATTTATTATTCTACATTAATGAACCTTCTATTATTATTGGGAGAAATCAAAATACGTTAGAAGAGATTAATCAAAAATATATACAAGAGCAAGGCATTCATGTGGTAAGACGTGTAAGTGGAGGAGGAGCTGTATATCACGATTTAGGAAATTTAAATTTTAGTTTTATCACCAATCACGATAATAAGAGTTTACATAATTTTAAAAAGTTTACGGCTCCAGTAATTAAAGTTTTAAAACGTTTTGGAGTGGAAGCCGAGCTTATTGGGAGAAACGATATTTTAATTGATGGAAAAAAAGTATCTGGAACTGCACAATTTACTACTGGAAAACGCATGTTTAGTCATGGTACCTTATTATTAAATACCGACTTAAATGAAGTGGCTAAGGCGTTACAAGTTAAGATGAGTAAAATTCAATCTAAAGGCCACAAATCGGTGAGAAGTCGCGTAGCAAATATTAGTGATTTTTTAGATGAACATTTAACTATTGAAGCCTTTAGAACATTAATTTTAGAAGGTTTATACGCTGATGATACAAATTTTAAAACGTATAAATTTACTGATGCAGACCGTGAAGGCATCGCAAAATTAAAAGCAGAGCGTTACGACGATTGGCATTGGAATTACGGACGGTCTCCTAAATTTAATATTCAACGTACTAAACGGTTTCCCATAGGCGAAATCGATTTGCGTATTTTTGTTGAAAAGGGACACATTACTGAGTTTACCATATTTGGAGACTTTTTTGGTAAAACATCTGTAGACGAACTTGCAGCAAAATTAATAGGTTTACCATACGAAGAAAGAGCTATAAAAGATACTTTACAAGCTATAAACCTTACAGAATATTTTGGAGCTATTGATAGCGATGATTTTATAAATATGGTGTATGGAGATGATGAATTAGAGACTATCAATTCTAATTAA
- a CDS encoding LysE family translocator, protein MLEDILRAIPFGILLSFTIGPVFFVLLETSATKGFKSALIFDLGVIIADIFFIVVAFYSTSRILNNIKDDPNFFVFGGVLLVAYGVISFVKAQKSFRTIVREYHSIEVQKNYGKLFMKGFLLNFINVGVLLGWISFIVIGNSMTDNEYGVHIFLATILAVYFIVDLFKMLAAKSLRSKLTPRLIFKTKKIVSLVILGFGLLLLVQGFFPKEKELIKDKFDQINPLNE, encoded by the coding sequence ATGTTAGAAGACATTTTAAGAGCTATTCCGTTTGGAATATTATTATCCTTTACTATTGGACCAGTATTTTTTGTGTTACTAGAAACCAGTGCTACAAAGGGATTTAAAAGCGCTCTTATATTTGATTTAGGTGTAATAATTGCCGATATTTTTTTTATTGTTGTTGCCTTTTATAGTACCAGTCGTATTCTTAATAACATTAAAGACGACCCAAATTTCTTTGTTTTTGGAGGTGTTTTATTAGTGGCTTATGGTGTAATATCGTTTGTAAAAGCTCAAAAATCTTTTAGAACTATAGTTAGAGAATATCACAGTATTGAAGTTCAAAAAAATTATGGAAAACTTTTTATGAAAGGTTTTTTATTGAATTTTATTAATGTTGGAGTGTTATTAGGCTGGATTAGTTTTATCGTTATAGGAAACTCTATGACAGATAATGAATACGGTGTACACATCTTTTTAGCAACTATACTTGCTGTGTATTTTATAGTCGATTTATTTAAAATGTTAGCCGCAAAGTCTTTAAGAAGCAAGTTAACACCACGTCTTATTTTTAAAACCAAAAAAATAGTATCCTTAGTTATTTTAGGTTTTGGTTTATTACTCCTAGTACAAGGTTTTTTTCCTAAAGAAAAGGAGTTAATTAAAGACAAATTTGATCAAATTAATCCATTAAATGAATAA
- the folB gene encoding dihydroneopterin aldolase, which yields MGIIKVENIRIYANHGCLTEETKIGSDYRVDLVIKADLQASAISDNLEDTVDYVFLNRIVREEMKTPSYLLETVAKRILVRILKENKHIKKATINVSKLNPPIGGDVEMVTIKMTEKRKK from the coding sequence ATGGGCATTATTAAAGTTGAAAATATAAGAATTTACGCCAACCATGGTTGTTTAACAGAAGAAACTAAAATTGGTAGTGATTACCGTGTAGATTTAGTTATTAAAGCTGATTTGCAAGCGTCGGCAATATCAGATAACTTAGAAGATACGGTAGATTACGTTTTTTTAAACAGGATAGTAAGAGAAGAAATGAAAACACCATCTTATCTCTTAGAAACTGTTGCTAAACGTATATTGGTTAGAATTTTAAAGGAAAACAAACATATTAAAAAAGCAACCATTAATGTGAGTAAACTAAATCCACCTATTGGAGGAGATGTAGAAATGGTGACTATAAAAATGACAGAGAAAAGAAAAAAGTAA